One Echinicola strongylocentroti DNA window includes the following coding sequences:
- a CDS encoding sialate O-acetylesterase: MKLNKSIKIFIGTLAVILVIKIPSTAKVVMPAIFSDNMVLQRDAEVPIWGWSESNRAVSISVPWLKEEIKTKSDSNGKWKAWVKTPMSGGPFTLSFDDGDKFEIKDVLIGEVWLCSGQSNMEMPMKGYTSQPVEGANEDLLTSDNQSIRLIKVPRNASLEPLENFEGRWEKSTSKTVSEFSAVAWYFANYLNKSLNVPVGVIVSAYGGSNIQSWMSKQMLSDFNEISIPESMEGIKTPNRKATLLYNAMLRPIIGYGIRGVLWYQGESNVVNPSNYEDLMVQLVKSWRKEWEQEKLDFYYTQIAPYSYKRYIYGKLVGERNGAYLREAQLKASYRIPNSGMAVLMDIGEEKNIHPKKKKEVGLRLAYQALAKTYNLQGFEHSSPIPSNLSQSGNELIVEFENVPNGLIVKKHVDNEASFFISSNDSIFYKSNARVKGNKLFLSCDEVDNPIAVHYGFENYKMGILFSSGGLPVSSFRMNAWK, translated from the coding sequence ATGAAATTGAACAAATCAATAAAAATTTTTATTGGCACATTGGCTGTAATTTTGGTAATCAAAATTCCCTCCACTGCCAAGGTGGTGATGCCCGCTATATTTTCAGATAATATGGTTTTGCAACGAGATGCTGAAGTTCCAATCTGGGGATGGTCAGAATCTAATAGAGCAGTTAGTATTTCAGTACCATGGTTAAAGGAGGAAATCAAAACAAAATCAGACTCCAATGGAAAATGGAAAGCATGGGTCAAAACACCAATGTCTGGTGGCCCATTTACCTTGAGTTTTGATGATGGCGATAAGTTTGAAATTAAAGATGTACTCATTGGCGAGGTTTGGCTTTGTTCCGGGCAATCCAATATGGAGATGCCTATGAAGGGATATACTTCTCAACCCGTAGAAGGAGCCAATGAGGATTTGTTAACTTCAGATAATCAATCGATAAGACTAATTAAAGTCCCAAGGAACGCTAGCTTGGAGCCACTTGAAAATTTTGAAGGAAGGTGGGAGAAATCAACTTCAAAAACAGTTTCCGAATTCAGCGCGGTCGCTTGGTATTTTGCCAACTATTTAAACAAATCATTAAATGTTCCTGTAGGTGTGATTGTCTCTGCTTACGGAGGATCCAATATTCAATCTTGGATGTCAAAGCAAATGTTATCAGATTTTAATGAGATTTCGATTCCAGAAAGTATGGAGGGCATAAAAACTCCAAATAGGAAAGCTACATTGCTTTATAATGCCATGCTGCGGCCAATTATAGGTTATGGAATTAGGGGCGTTTTATGGTATCAAGGTGAATCAAATGTTGTTAACCCTTCTAATTATGAGGATCTAATGGTTCAGTTAGTCAAATCATGGAGAAAGGAGTGGGAGCAAGAAAAACTGGACTTCTACTATACTCAAATTGCTCCATATAGTTATAAAAGATATATCTATGGAAAGCTAGTGGGAGAACGTAATGGAGCATACCTCCGTGAGGCCCAGTTGAAAGCGAGTTATAGGATACCTAATTCAGGAATGGCTGTGTTAATGGATATTGGAGAAGAGAAAAATATCCATCCCAAAAAGAAAAAGGAAGTTGGTTTACGTTTAGCTTATCAGGCATTGGCAAAGACATATAATTTGCAGGGCTTTGAACATTCTAGCCCTATACCCAGTAATTTGTCCCAGTCAGGAAATGAGCTAATAGTTGAATTTGAAAATGTGCCAAATGGTTTGATTGTTAAAAAACATGTAGATAATGAAGCAAGCTTTTTTATTTCATCGAACGATAGCATTTTTTATAAGTCTAATGCAAGAGTAAAAGGTAATAAACTTTTCTTAAGTTGTGATGAAGTGGATAATCCCATTGCTGTTCATTATGGCTTTGAAAATTACAAGATGGGGATATTATTTAGTTCAGGAGGATTGCCCGTTTCCTCCTTTAGAATGAATGCATGGAAATAA
- a CDS encoding ribulokinase: MPKDYVIGVDFGTDSVRSILVDTLDGEVLKSAVYWYPRWSKKFYCDADSHQFRQDPLDHLEGLEYTVSKIIQDAGIDTRRVKGIGIDTTGSSPIPVDENGDALSMSSKFSNNPNAMVVLWKDHTAVAEAEEITKAAKDGGIDYTAFSGGNYSSEWFWAKVLSVYKKDSTIAGDIYTWMEHCDFIVGQLTGERPLSLKRSRTAAGHKAMWNKRWSGLPPASFWYGIRPELGDLREKLYEETYHASEKAGTLCLKWADKLGLSVDTAVAVGTLDAHAGAVGAGISPNTLVKVIGTSTCDILVGSPTNSEIDPIEGICGQVEGAVLPGTIGFEAGQAGFGDVLAWFAGVILEPSKQIIQRSTQLDAMIKQKLIEELEDSILDELSREALDLEPILNDASALDWINGRRSPFAKETLKGAFLNLHIGTKTSHMFRAMVEALCFGSKKIIDHIEGKGLSVEEIIAIGGVANKSPLVMQTMADIIGKPIKISASKEAPALGSAIHAAVASNVYSSMDQAVAKMVPSFQNVYSPNLRNQEVYIEKYKMYEKEGSIIENLKLNT, translated from the coding sequence ATGCCAAAAGATTATGTTATAGGTGTTGATTTTGGTACTGACTCAGTACGTAGTATTCTGGTGGATACATTGGATGGAGAAGTATTAAAAAGTGCCGTCTATTGGTATCCTAGGTGGTCAAAGAAGTTTTATTGTGATGCTGATTCTCATCAATTTAGGCAGGACCCTTTAGATCATTTAGAAGGTTTGGAGTATACCGTTTCCAAGATAATTCAGGATGCAGGAATTGATACAAGGAGAGTGAAAGGAATAGGTATAGATACTACGGGATCCTCTCCAATTCCAGTTGATGAAAATGGTGACGCTTTATCAATGTCATCCAAATTTTCAAATAATCCAAATGCTATGGTGGTACTATGGAAGGACCACACAGCTGTCGCTGAAGCAGAGGAAATTACTAAGGCTGCAAAAGATGGAGGGATAGATTATACCGCTTTTTCAGGAGGAAACTATTCTAGCGAATGGTTTTGGGCAAAGGTCCTTTCGGTTTATAAAAAAGATTCAACTATTGCAGGTGATATATATACTTGGATGGAACATTGTGATTTTATCGTTGGACAGTTAACAGGAGAAAGACCTTTAAGTTTAAAGAGGAGTAGAACAGCAGCAGGCCATAAGGCTATGTGGAATAAGAGATGGTCTGGACTTCCTCCAGCATCATTTTGGTACGGGATTAGACCTGAATTGGGAGATCTAAGAGAAAAATTATATGAAGAGACTTATCATGCATCCGAAAAAGCAGGCACATTATGTTTAAAGTGGGCTGATAAGCTTGGATTGTCCGTAGATACTGCCGTTGCGGTAGGTACATTGGATGCGCATGCTGGCGCTGTGGGAGCAGGGATTTCCCCAAATACGCTGGTTAAAGTTATTGGTACATCAACATGTGATATTTTAGTAGGGTCTCCTACTAATTCAGAAATTGATCCTATTGAAGGAATTTGTGGACAAGTTGAGGGTGCTGTTTTACCAGGAACAATAGGCTTTGAAGCTGGGCAAGCAGGATTCGGTGATGTGTTGGCATGGTTTGCTGGAGTCATATTAGAACCATCAAAGCAAATTATCCAACGCAGTACACAGTTAGATGCAATGATTAAACAAAAACTGATAGAAGAACTTGAGGATTCCATTTTAGATGAATTATCCCGGGAAGCTTTGGATTTGGAACCTATCTTAAATGATGCAAGTGCTTTGGACTGGATAAATGGGAGACGATCACCTTTCGCAAAAGAAACACTAAAGGGCGCTTTTCTGAATCTCCATATTGGGACAAAAACATCCCATATGTTCAGGGCAATGGTTGAAGCACTTTGCTTTGGCTCTAAAAAGATAATAGACCATATTGAAGGAAAAGGCTTGTCAGTTGAAGAAATTATAGCAATTGGTGGTGTAGCCAATAAGTCCCCATTGGTGATGCAGACGATGGCCGATATAATTGGAAAGCCCATAAAAATATCTGCATCCAAAGAAGCTCCAGCATTGGGGTCTGCAATCCATGCGGCCGTAGCGAGTAATGTGTATTCATCAATGGATCAAGCGGTTGCCAAAATGGTGCCTTCATTTCAAAATGTTTATTCCCCTAACCTCCGAAATCAGGAAGTATACATTGAAAAGTATAAAATGTATGAGAAAGAGGGTTCAATAATTGAAAACCTAAAATTAAACACATAA